The following coding sequences are from one uncultured Devosia sp. window:
- a CDS encoding glycoside hydrolase family 2 protein, whose protein sequence is MAMPATYSALDLTGRFALSSPTRDIRTGITLPGDVHHALLEAEVIPDPYFGENEKTVMWVNETAWSVERSFTASATDIDGYLTLTLSEVDCIATVLLNGEVVAKTQNSFLRNDIDVTGKVREGDNTLRIEFDIAPDVAKARAEAHPFPIPFTKNYQTNGLAGIHMNFIRKAACHAGWDWGICLMPIGVYGTMSLRKSRLARQESVQVDQAHGENTVELSIKTRLFAFARGEVELSHQIDGQTITDKISVQKGENVFTHTVTIRDPNLWWPAGQGAQPLYELVTDLEGEQTTRQLGLRQLEWIVEKDEIDHSFKCRINGRDITMMGANWIPADAIPSRITPDVIRDLLESARAANMNMLRIWGGGQYEPDYFYELCDELGILIWHDFMFACMSYPSDRPFLDNVRAEITQQVRRLSHHACIALWCGDNEVIGSLSWYPETKADPGRYIANYDRLNSMLGNIVEDEDPIRRFWPSSPSLGYMDFSDGWHSDTRGDLHYWDVWHSAKSFEAYRSVNPRFASEFGFQSFTSMNVIATFAEEKDRNPSSPVMENHQRNAGGNARILETMTRYFRFPRDFDQMVFLSQIQQGLAIKTAIEYWRSTKPRCMGTLYWQINDIWPVASWSSLDYGGQWKLLQYMAKRFFLAVNVVAVPHHDAVATNSRGTPVENAPPTSIRLRGINDTGRPVSVSLEVLAVKVGGGTRTVYSGNSAISPDGAITLAELPFADLAEDEFLFFSWRDAKGNLLGENDYFPKPYKAYELVEPKVRAAWSDVDGRFVLTLTSDQPALFVTATVDIPGYFSDNAVTLLPGRQTELTFTPRHGAKPSPAELVQSLKVRNLSETF, encoded by the coding sequence ATGGCCATGCCAGCCACCTATTCCGCCCTTGATCTCACGGGCCGCTTCGCCCTGTCTTCGCCGACCAGGGACATTCGCACCGGCATCACCCTGCCGGGCGATGTGCACCACGCCCTGCTTGAGGCCGAGGTGATCCCCGATCCCTATTTCGGCGAGAACGAAAAGACGGTCATGTGGGTCAACGAGACGGCCTGGTCGGTCGAGCGAAGCTTTACCGCCAGCGCCACCGATATCGACGGCTACCTGACGCTGACCCTCAGCGAAGTCGATTGCATCGCCACGGTCCTGCTCAATGGCGAGGTCGTCGCCAAAACCCAGAACAGCTTCCTGCGCAACGACATCGACGTCACGGGCAAGGTGCGCGAAGGCGATAACACGCTGCGCATCGAGTTCGACATCGCGCCGGACGTCGCGAAAGCCCGGGCCGAAGCCCACCCGTTCCCCATCCCCTTCACCAAGAACTACCAGACCAATGGCCTGGCCGGCATCCACATGAACTTCATCCGTAAGGCGGCCTGCCATGCGGGCTGGGACTGGGGTATCTGCCTCATGCCGATCGGCGTCTATGGCACGATGAGCCTGCGCAAGTCGCGGCTGGCCCGGCAGGAGAGCGTCCAGGTCGATCAGGCCCATGGTGAGAACACCGTCGAACTCTCGATAAAGACTCGTCTTTTCGCCTTTGCTCGCGGCGAGGTTGAATTGAGCCACCAGATCGACGGTCAGACCATCACCGACAAGATCTCGGTGCAAAAGGGCGAAAATGTCTTCACCCACACTGTCACCATTCGCGATCCCAACCTGTGGTGGCCGGCAGGGCAGGGCGCCCAGCCGCTCTATGAGCTCGTGACCGATCTCGAAGGCGAACAGACCACGCGCCAGCTCGGCCTCAGGCAGCTGGAATGGATTGTCGAGAAGGACGAAATCGACCACAGCTTCAAGTGCCGCATCAACGGCCGCGACATCACCATGATGGGCGCCAACTGGATCCCGGCCGACGCCATCCCCTCCCGCATCACGCCCGACGTTATCCGCGACCTGCTCGAAAGCGCCAGGGCCGCCAATATGAACATGCTGCGCATCTGGGGCGGCGGGCAGTACGAGCCGGACTATTTCTACGAACTCTGCGACGAACTGGGCATTCTCATCTGGCACGACTTCATGTTCGCCTGCATGAGCTACCCATCCGACCGGCCCTTCCTCGACAATGTCCGCGCCGAAATCACCCAGCAGGTCCGCCGGCTCAGCCACCATGCCTGCATTGCGCTCTGGTGCGGCGACAACGAGGTCATCGGCTCGCTCAGCTGGTATCCCGAGACCAAGGCCGATCCCGGCCGCTATATCGCCAATTACGACCGCCTCAATTCCATGCTCGGCAATATCGTCGAGGACGAAGACCCCATCCGCCGCTTCTGGCCCTCGTCGCCATCGCTCGGCTACATGGATTTCTCCGACGGCTGGCATTCTGATACCCGCGGCGACCTGCATTATTGGGACGTCTGGCACTCGGCCAAGAGCTTTGAAGCCTATCGCTCGGTCAATCCGCGCTTTGCCTCCGAATTTGGCTTCCAGAGCTTCACCTCGATGAATGTCATCGCGACTTTCGCCGAGGAGAAGGACCGCAATCCTTCTTCCCCGGTCATGGAAAACCACCAGCGCAATGCCGGCGGCAATGCCCGCATTCTCGAAACCATGACGCGCTACTTCCGCTTCCCGCGCGATTTCGACCAGATGGTGTTCCTGAGCCAGATCCAGCAGGGCCTCGCCATCAAGACCGCCATTGAATACTGGCGCTCCACCAAGCCGCGCTGCATGGGCACGCTCTATTGGCAGATCAATGACATCTGGCCGGTGGCGAGTTGGTCCAGCCTCGACTACGGCGGCCAGTGGAAGCTGCTGCAATACATGGCCAAGCGCTTCTTCTTGGCCGTCAATGTGGTGGCGGTGCCCCATCACGATGCCGTCGCCACCAATTCGCGCGGCACGCCGGTCGAAAACGCGCCGCCCACCTCGATCCGCCTGCGCGGCATCAACGACACCGGCCGTCCAGTCAGCGTCTCGCTCGAAGTGCTGGCGGTAAAGGTCGGCGGCGGCACGCGCACGGTCTATTCCGGCAACAGCGCCATCAGCCCTGACGGCGCCATCACCCTGGCCGAACTGCCCTTTGCCGATCTGGCGGAAGACGAATTCCTCTTCTTCTCCTGGCGCGACGCCAAGGGCAATCTGCTCGGCGAGAACGACTATTTCCCCAAGCCCTACAAGGCCTATGAGCTGGTCGAGCCGAAGGTTCGCGCCGCCTGGTCCGATGTCGATGGCCGGTTTGTCCTGACGCTCACCAGCGACCAGCCGGCGCTCTTCGTGACCGCCACGGTCGATATTCCGGGCTATTTCTCCGACAATGCCGTGACGCTGCTCCCTGGGCGCCAGACCGAGCTGACCTTCACGCCGCGCCATGGTGCCAAGCCGTCGCCGGCCGAGCTGGTCCAGTCGCTCAAGGTCCGTAATCTCAGCGAGACTTTCTGA
- a CDS encoding EAL domain-containing protein, whose product MLRMFTVPDDPDLVQAQARALTRQVPLMYGILLVNSLVLAATHKTAPDLLRLYVPGLLSLGSVARIVMWWRARDRIIDHASARTMLNSTVWISGVLGLGFSLWALSLYPYGDAFQQSHVAFYMALTSICCMFCLMHLRGAAILVALSVVVPFTAVFGMGGNVVFGALAFNFVVVVLALMWLLMGNYRDFSALVASRADLERKQAETQRLSDENYRLANLDSTTGLANRRSFERDLTNLLEEAQDDGRQIAVARLDLDSFKSVNDMFGKIAGDSVLEDVARRINALRRPSTLAARLDNDNFALIMTELTSEAAMQACGDVLTAAMRPSFETPLGIVHLTASAGFAASRPGDTAYTLYDRADYVTWLAKREARGKALVFTDKHAADLGRARKMEHALHTCDFDSEISILFQPQFDIALNRTTGYEVLARWNSPTLGEVSPAEFVPMAERIGVISKITLAVLRKALAVSAKLPKSLRLSVNLSANDLASPNVMDSIIRLVQKHGTPCRIDFEITETAIMRDMRQAHEALLLLLALGSRIALDDFGTGHSSLTHVQKLPLDRIKIDRSFVNEVTMDAASRAIIKTMVDLCRNLGISCVFEGIETEEQLDALLGLGGTVMQGYLFGRPMSEADMLGQLSGERNNWQFHRRAMFGAAS is encoded by the coding sequence ATGCTACGTATGTTTACTGTGCCGGATGATCCCGATCTGGTGCAGGCGCAAGCGCGCGCCCTGACGCGGCAAGTGCCGCTGATGTATGGGATTCTTCTGGTCAATTCGCTGGTTCTGGCCGCGACGCACAAGACGGCGCCGGACCTGTTGCGCCTCTATGTGCCTGGCTTGCTGTCTTTGGGCAGTGTGGCACGGATCGTGATGTGGTGGCGGGCACGCGATCGGATCATCGACCATGCCTCCGCCCGCACCATGCTCAACAGCACGGTCTGGATTTCCGGCGTGCTGGGGCTGGGCTTTTCGCTGTGGGCACTGAGCCTTTATCCCTATGGCGACGCCTTCCAGCAATCGCATGTGGCCTTTTACATGGCGCTGACCAGCATCTGCTGCATGTTCTGCCTGATGCATCTGCGCGGCGCCGCAATTCTCGTGGCGCTCAGCGTGGTCGTGCCGTTCACGGCGGTGTTCGGCATGGGCGGCAATGTGGTGTTTGGCGCGCTGGCCTTCAATTTCGTCGTCGTCGTGCTGGCCCTGATGTGGCTGCTGATGGGCAATTATCGCGATTTCAGCGCGCTGGTGGCATCGCGTGCCGATCTCGAGCGCAAGCAGGCCGAGACGCAGCGGCTGTCCGACGAGAATTATCGCCTCGCCAATCTCGACAGCACGACGGGCCTGGCCAATCGCCGCTCGTTCGAACGGGACCTGACCAACCTCCTGGAAGAAGCGCAGGACGATGGCCGGCAGATCGCGGTGGCGCGGCTCGACCTCGACAGCTTCAAGTCGGTCAATGACATGTTCGGCAAGATCGCCGGGGACAGCGTGCTGGAGGACGTGGCGCGCCGCATCAATGCGCTGCGCCGTCCGTCGACGCTGGCGGCACGGCTGGACAATGACAATTTCGCGCTGATCATGACCGAGCTGACCAGCGAAGCCGCCATGCAGGCCTGTGGTGATGTGCTGACCGCCGCGATGCGCCCCAGCTTCGAGACACCGCTCGGCATTGTGCATCTGACCGCATCGGCAGGCTTTGCCGCATCGCGGCCGGGCGACACCGCCTATACGCTTTATGACCGCGCCGACTATGTCACCTGGCTGGCCAAGCGCGAGGCGCGCGGCAAGGCCCTGGTGTTTACCGACAAGCATGCCGCAGACCTCGGCCGGGCGCGCAAGATGGAGCATGCGCTGCACACCTGCGATTTCGACAGCGAGATCAGCATCCTGTTCCAGCCGCAATTCGACATCGCGTTGAACCGGACCACGGGCTACGAGGTGCTGGCGCGCTGGAACAGTCCGACGCTGGGCGAGGTTTCGCCGGCCGAATTCGTTCCCATGGCAGAGCGGATCGGGGTGATCAGCAAGATCACCCTCGCCGTCTTGCGCAAGGCGCTGGCGGTTTCCGCCAAGCTGCCAAAGTCACTGCGGCTGTCGGTGAACCTTTCGGCCAATGACCTGGCCTCCCCAAATGTCATGGATTCGATCATTCGGCTGGTGCAGAAGCATGGCACGCCCTGCCGGATCGACTTCGAAATCACCGAAACCGCCATCATGCGCGACATGCGGCAGGCGCACGAAGCGCTGCTGCTGCTGCTGGCTCTCGGCTCTCGCATTGCGCTGGACGACTTCGGCACCGGGCATTCGAGCCTCACCCATGTGCAGAAGCTGCCGCTGGACCGGATCAAGATCGACCGCAGCTTTGTCAACGAAGTGACCATGGATGCCGCCAGCCGGGCGATCATCAAGACCATGGTGGACCTCTGCCGGAACCTAGGGATTTCCTGCGTCTTCGAGGGGATCGAGACCGAGGAACAGCTCGATGCGCTGCTGGGCCTGGGTGGCACGGTGATGCAGGGCTATCTGTTCGGCAGGCCGATGAGCGAGGCGGACATGCTCGGGCAGCTGTCGGGTGAGCGCAACAATTGGCAGTTTCACCGCAGAGCGATGTTTGGCGCGGCGAGCTAG
- a CDS encoding ABC transporter ATP-binding protein has product MLRWFERRLDAYPAGEPSQPPKGLLAFCLHYSHGAKKWLALMAAAAAAVAIGEIIIFGFIGDVVNWLAGANPETFLQTDGWKLALMGAMIVIVLPGFALISTLTMHQTLLGNFPQRIRWMSHRYLIRQSMSYFQDEFAGRIGAKLMQTSLAVREVVMKLLDMLVYVVVYFTGAVILAASADWRLAIPFLAWLVAYVSMMFYFIPRMGKISQAQADARSMMTGRIVDSYTNIATVKLFSHSNREETYAKEAMDGFLDTVYRQMRLFTVLNMLVLWSNALLLASVGAMGIWLWMQGVMSPGALAVSLGLVMRFQGMSQWVMWEMSALFENIGTVKDGISSFSLPRVVSDASDAKPIGKVAGDIKFENVAFHYGKNSGVIDNLNLHIKPGEKIGLVGRSGAGKSTLVNLLLRFYDRADGRVLIDGHDIAHVTQDSLRANIGVVTQDTSLLHRSVRDNIIYGRPDATEEMMREAADLAEASAFIEGLSDLQGRKGFDAHVGERGVKLSGGQRQRIAIARVLLKNAPILVLDEATSALDSEVEAAIQGQLQLLMKGKTVIAIAHRLSTIAMMDRLVVLDKGRVVETGTHAELVDTGGIYSQLWSRQSGGFIDADQSEAAQ; this is encoded by the coding sequence ATGCTGCGTTGGTTTGAACGACGTCTCGATGCCTATCCCGCCGGCGAACCCAGCCAGCCCCCCAAGGGCCTGCTGGCCTTCTGCCTGCACTATTCCCACGGCGCCAAGAAATGGCTGGCCCTGATGGCCGCCGCTGCCGCGGCCGTCGCCATTGGCGAAATCATCATCTTCGGCTTCATCGGCGATGTGGTGAACTGGTTGGCCGGTGCCAATCCCGAAACCTTCCTCCAGACCGACGGCTGGAAGCTGGCCCTGATGGGCGCGATGATCGTCATCGTCCTGCCCGGCTTCGCGCTGATCTCGACGCTGACCATGCACCAGACGCTGCTGGGCAATTTTCCCCAGCGCATCCGCTGGATGAGCCATCGCTACCTCATCCGCCAGTCGATGAGCTATTTCCAGGACGAATTCGCCGGCCGCATCGGCGCCAAGCTGATGCAGACCTCGCTCGCCGTCCGCGAAGTGGTGATGAAGCTGCTCGACATGCTGGTCTATGTCGTCGTCTATTTCACCGGCGCGGTGATCCTGGCGGCCTCGGCAGACTGGCGCCTGGCCATCCCCTTTCTCGCCTGGCTCGTCGCCTATGTCTCGATGATGTTCTACTTCATCCCGCGCATGGGCAAGATTTCCCAGGCCCAGGCCGATGCGCGCTCGATGATGACCGGCCGCATCGTCGACAGCTATACCAACATCGCCACAGTCAAGCTGTTCAGCCACTCCAACCGCGAAGAGACCTATGCCAAGGAGGCCATGGATGGTTTCCTCGACACCGTCTATCGCCAGATGCGCCTGTTCACCGTGCTCAACATGCTGGTGCTCTGGTCCAATGCGCTGTTGCTGGCTTCGGTCGGCGCCATGGGCATCTGGCTCTGGATGCAGGGCGTCATGAGCCCCGGTGCGCTCGCGGTCTCGCTTGGCCTCGTCATGCGCTTCCAGGGCATGAGCCAGTGGGTCATGTGGGAAATGTCGGCGCTGTTCGAGAATATCGGCACGGTCAAGGACGGCATCTCGTCCTTCTCGCTGCCGCGCGTCGTCTCGGACGCCAGCGATGCCAAGCCGATCGGCAAGGTCGCGGGTGACATCAAGTTCGAAAACGTCGCCTTCCACTACGGCAAGAATTCCGGCGTCATCGACAACCTCAACCTCCACATCAAGCCGGGCGAAAAGATCGGCCTCGTCGGCCGCTCGGGCGCCGGCAAGTCGACGCTGGTCAACCTGCTGTTGCGCTTCTACGACCGTGCTGACGGCCGCGTGCTGATCGATGGGCATGACATTGCCCATGTGACGCAGGATAGCTTGCGCGCCAATATCGGCGTGGTGACGCAGGACACCTCCCTGCTGCATCGCTCGGTGCGCGACAACATCATCTATGGCCGTCCCGATGCGACCGAAGAGATGATGCGCGAGGCCGCCGATCTCGCCGAAGCCTCGGCCTTCATCGAGGGCCTCAGCGACCTGCAGGGCCGCAAGGGCTTCGATGCTCATGTCGGCGAACGTGGCGTAAAACTCTCCGGCGGCCAGCGCCAGCGCATCGCCATCGCCCGCGTTCTGCTCAAGAACGCGCCGATCCTGGTGCTGGACGAAGCGACCTCGGCGCTGGATTCCGAAGTGGAAGCCGCCATCCAGGGCCAGCTGCAACTGTTGATGAAGGGCAAGACGGTCATCGCCATCGCCCACCGCCTTTCCACCATTGCCATGATGGATCGGCTGGTCGTGCTCGACAAGGGCAGGGTGGTCGAGACCGGCACCCATGCCGAACTGGTCGACACCGGCGGCATCTACAGCCAGCTCTGGAGCCGCCAGTCGGGCGGGTTCATCGACGCCGATCAGAGCGAGGCGGCGCAGTAG
- the pepN gene encoding aminopeptidase N, producing MRTETEHTIYLKDYAPSPYRISAVDLDFKILADNTRVRAQLTVEPREGTAPGTPLVLDGDGLVLGSIAIDGAPLMLSDYAADDDGLTVFEPPLRKFILETEVTLQPEGNTKLMGLYRSSGTWCTQCEPEGFRRITYYLDRPDNLAVFKVRMTAPLDLAPVLLANGNLVDKGDAGDGMHYAVWEDPFPKPAYLFALVAGDLGSISDSFTTASGRKVALAIYCTHGKEDQCLWAMDSLKRSMAWDERRFGREYDLDIFNIVAVSDFNFGAMENKGLNIFNDRLVFAQPETATDGNYDGIERVIAHEYFHNWTGNRITCRDWFQLCLKEGLTVYRDQEFTSDERSRAVKRISDVVGLRSAQFPEDGGPLAHPPRPDQYREINNFYTTTVYEKGAEIVRMLATLLGEAGFRKGMDLYFERHDGEATTIEAFLKSFADANGVDLDQFKIWYLEAGTPRLSVDEIYDAEKQTYTLKLRQETLPTPNQPSKAARVLPIKFDLLGPNGSPMGWSGVSGAEVRDEMIVLTEQSAEVTFTGIANRPVASLLRGFSAPVVLDSKASQEDQLFLARHDSDPFNRWQALQDVGMALAVNAVKGKRWGDEAVAALSQAMGDTLASDSLDDAFKALALSLPDEQLIGREIGRDIDPDAINAVSKDLLKAVFLPLADPLKATYGRLASDAPYSPDAISTGRRSLRNRALGLLVHSGADGAADLARAQYDGARNMTDRMAALASSAYAGTSHAPALLADFRTRYGADPLVLDKWLAVTAAQPRDGVIEDMKAILADPGFPKTNPNRLRSLVGSFAMGNPTQFARADGAGFRFVTEFVAEVDKVNPQVAARVLTGFRIWPMLDAGRREAAKAALTSLQGKSLSRNTADILTRTLAG from the coding sequence ATGCGCACCGAAACCGAGCACACCATCTATCTCAAGGACTATGCCCCCAGCCCCTATCGCATCAGCGCGGTGGATCTGGATTTCAAGATTCTCGCCGACAATACGCGAGTGCGGGCACAGCTGACGGTGGAGCCGCGCGAGGGCACGGCGCCGGGCACGCCGCTGGTGCTGGACGGGGACGGTCTGGTGCTGGGATCGATCGCCATCGACGGCGCGCCGCTGATGCTGTCCGACTATGCCGCCGATGACGACGGGCTGACCGTGTTCGAGCCGCCGCTGCGCAAGTTCATTCTCGAAACCGAGGTGACGCTGCAGCCCGAGGGCAATACCAAGCTGATGGGGCTCTATCGCTCGAGCGGCACATGGTGCACGCAATGCGAGCCCGAAGGCTTCCGCCGCATTACCTATTATCTCGACCGGCCGGACAATCTGGCCGTGTTCAAGGTGCGGATGACCGCGCCGCTCGATCTGGCGCCGGTGCTGCTGGCCAATGGCAATCTGGTCGACAAGGGCGATGCCGGCGACGGCATGCATTATGCCGTGTGGGAGGACCCCTTCCCCAAGCCGGCCTATCTCTTTGCGCTGGTGGCGGGCGACCTTGGCTCGATCAGTGACAGCTTCACCACGGCATCGGGCCGCAAGGTAGCGCTGGCGATCTACTGCACCCATGGCAAGGAAGACCAGTGCCTCTGGGCCATGGACAGCCTCAAGCGTTCGATGGCCTGGGACGAGCGGCGCTTCGGCCGCGAATATGACCTCGACATCTTCAACATCGTGGCCGTCAGCGATTTCAACTTCGGCGCGATGGAGAACAAGGGGCTCAACATCTTCAACGACCGCCTGGTCTTTGCCCAGCCCGAGACGGCGACCGACGGCAATTACGACGGCATCGAGCGCGTCATCGCGCACGAATATTTCCACAACTGGACCGGCAATCGCATCACCTGCCGCGACTGGTTCCAGCTCTGCCTCAAGGAAGGGTTGACGGTCTATCGCGACCAGGAATTCACCAGCGACGAACGCTCGCGGGCGGTGAAGCGCATTTCGGACGTGGTCGGGCTGCGCTCGGCGCAGTTTCCCGAAGATGGCGGTCCGCTGGCCCATCCGCCGCGGCCGGACCAGTATCGCGAGATCAACAACTTCTACACGACCACGGTCTACGAAAAGGGCGCCGAGATCGTCCGCATGCTGGCGACGCTTCTGGGCGAAGCCGGCTTTCGCAAGGGCATGGACCTCTATTTCGAGCGCCATGACGGCGAGGCCACGACGATCGAGGCTTTCCTCAAGAGCTTTGCCGATGCCAATGGCGTGGATCTCGACCAGTTCAAGATCTGGTATCTCGAAGCGGGCACGCCGCGACTGAGCGTCGACGAAATTTACGACGCGGAGAAGCAGACCTATACGCTCAAGCTGCGCCAGGAGACGCTGCCGACGCCGAACCAGCCGAGCAAGGCTGCGCGCGTGCTGCCGATCAAGTTCGACCTGCTCGGTCCCAATGGCAGCCCGATGGGCTGGAGCGGGGTTTCGGGTGCGGAAGTGCGCGACGAAATGATCGTTCTGACCGAACAGAGCGCGGAAGTCACCTTTACCGGCATTGCCAATCGCCCGGTGGCCTCGCTGCTGCGCGGCTTTTCGGCGCCGGTGGTGCTCGACAGCAAGGCCAGCCAGGAGGACCAGCTGTTCCTCGCCCGGCATGACAGCGATCCGTTCAACCGCTGGCAGGCGCTGCAGGATGTCGGCATGGCGCTGGCGGTCAATGCGGTCAAGGGCAAGCGCTGGGGCGACGAGGCCGTTGCTGCGCTCAGCCAGGCCATGGGCGATACCTTGGCCAGCGACAGCCTCGACGACGCCTTCAAGGCGCTGGCTCTGTCGCTGCCCGACGAACAGTTGATCGGTCGCGAGATCGGCCGTGATATCGATCCGGACGCGATCAATGCGGTGAGCAAGGACCTGCTCAAGGCGGTGTTCCTGCCGCTGGCCGACCCACTCAAGGCGACCTATGGCCGCCTCGCCAGCGACGCACCCTATTCGCCCGACGCGATCAGCACCGGACGCCGCTCGCTGCGCAACCGGGCGCTGGGGCTCCTCGTGCATAGCGGCGCCGATGGTGCCGCAGACCTTGCCAGGGCGCAATATGACGGCGCGCGCAACATGACCGACCGCATGGCCGCCCTGGCATCGAGCGCCTATGCGGGCACCAGCCATGCCCCGGCCCTGCTTGCCGATTTCCGCACCCGCTACGGCGCCGATCCGCTGGTGCTGGACAAATGGCTGGCGGTGACCGCAGCGCAGCCGCGCGACGGGGTGATCGAGGACATGAAGGCAATCCTCGCCGATCCGGGCTTCCCCAAGACCAATCCAAACCGCCTGCGTTCGCTGGTGGGCAGTTTTGCCATGGGCAATCCGACCCAGTTCGCTCGGGCGGACGGGGCCGGCTTCCGCTTCGTGACGGAATTTGTTGCCGAGGTGGACAAGGTCAATCCGCAGGTCGCCGCGCGGGTCCTTACCGGCTTCCGCATCTGGCCAATGCTCGATGCAGGTCGTCGCGAGGCCGCCAAGGCCGCATTGACGAGCCTTCAGGGCAAGTCGCTCAGCCGCAACACTGCGGATATCCTGACGCGGACGCTGGCGGGATAG
- a CDS encoding ATP-binding protein: MRTAEASGASVAGFGTGKSTAVGQRSARKSRSVGLSLPQFNLTPIAQAVLLTGLLAAAVFVVFDTARSFGDARRDLAIIGSALAADIADMSTAEALGEIGLTNRRYISIGRASLVSAAAAPSSSIMAGMIVPAQPHGVLAMETQPEGVWGGILQRGAAAFALVGMAVLVASRKRRDDMPDAVQRDSYSTLAAAIPLGVACWTGSGKLIVCNEQYRERLNLGSGKTTYQEAVKKLSMGGYVKLLNDDDGSRVLELHREDGSCLLIDERPLGQGAFMTLVSDVTEAKRTDTMLHAIRQEQRLLARRYHEEKLKAEAASRSKTNFLAHLSHDVRTPLNHIIGFADLMRHQTYGPLGDARYAEYVASIKQSGEHLLASFATILDLAELEGGQKALRNDFVDLDAVLDGVVQRFKGQAHRSGVLFMLGETSEAIVQGDQLGLSRMVSNIVENALRFTPHGGQVTLAAYAARDGVVIEITDTGLGMSEDRLASLSQPFALGDATFTREGSGPGLGISIARTIAELSGGRLVIDSTPSLGTTVAISLPLAGMAGAQAAE, from the coding sequence ATGCGGACGGCGGAGGCATCCGGCGCCAGCGTAGCCGGATTCGGCACTGGCAAGAGCACGGCAGTTGGGCAGCGCAGCGCCCGCAAGTCCCGTTCCGTGGGGCTTTCTCTCCCGCAGTTCAACCTCACCCCCATTGCACAGGCCGTGCTGCTGACGGGGCTTCTCGCAGCCGCGGTCTTCGTGGTCTTCGATACGGCGCGCAGCTTTGGCGATGCCCGGCGGGACCTTGCCATCATCGGTTCGGCGCTGGCCGCCGATATTGCCGACATGTCGACCGCCGAGGCGCTGGGCGAGATCGGCCTGACCAACCGCCGCTACATTTCGATCGGCCGCGCCAGCCTCGTCAGCGCTGCAGCCGCCCCCTCCTCGTCCATCATGGCCGGGATGATCGTGCCGGCGCAGCCGCATGGCGTGCTGGCGATGGAAACGCAACCGGAGGGTGTGTGGGGCGGCATTCTGCAGCGCGGCGCGGCGGCTTTTGCGCTGGTCGGCATGGCCGTGCTCGTCGCCTCGCGCAAACGCCGCGACGACATGCCCGATGCCGTGCAGCGCGACAGCTATTCGACCCTGGCTGCGGCGATCCCGCTGGGCGTCGCCTGCTGGACCGGCAGCGGCAAGCTGATCGTCTGTAACGAACAATATCGCGAGCGCCTGAACCTGGGCAGCGGCAAGACCACCTATCAGGAAGCGGTCAAGAAGCTCAGCATGGGCGGCTATGTGAAGCTACTCAACGATGACGATGGCTCCCGTGTGCTGGAACTGCATCGCGAGGACGGGTCGTGCCTCCTGATCGACGAACGCCCGCTGGGCCAGGGCGCCTTCATGACGCTGGTCAGCGACGTGACCGAGGCCAAGCGCACCGACACGATGCTGCATGCGATCCGCCAGGAACAGCGCCTGCTGGCCCGCCGCTACCACGAGGAAAAGCTCAAGGCCGAAGCGGCCAGCCGTTCGAAGACCAATTTCCTCGCCCATCTCAGCCATGACGTGCGCACGCCGCTCAACCACATCATCGGCTTTGCCGACCTGATGCGCCACCAGACCTATGGGCCGCTGGGCGATGCGCGCTACGCCGAATATGTGGCCTCGATCAAGCAATCGGGCGAGCATCTGCTGGCCAGCTTTGCCACCATTCTCGACCTTGCCGAGCTCGAAGGCGGCCAGAAGGCGCTGCGCAACGACTTCGTCGATCTCGATGCCGTGCTCGATGGCGTGGTGCAGCGCTTCAAGGGCCAGGCTCATCGCTCCGGCGTATTGTTCATGCTGGGCGAGACCAGCGAGGCGATCGTGCAGGGCGACCAGCTGGGCCTGTCGCGCATGGTCTCCAACATTGTCGAGAATGCCCTCCGCTTCACCCCGCATGGCGGACAGGTGACGCTGGCGGCCTATGCGGCGCGCGACGGTGTGGTGATCGAGATCACCGATACGGGCCTGGGCATGAGCGAAGATCGCCTTGCCAGCCTGTCGCAGCCCTTCGCTTTGGGCGACGCCACCTTTACCCGCGAAGGCTCCGGTCCGGGCCTTGGCATTTCCATCGCCCGCACCATTGCCGAGCTCAGCGGCGGGCGTCTGGTGATTGACTCGACGCCCAGCCTGGGCACAACTGTTGCCATCTCCCTCCCCTTGGCCGGCATGGCCGGAGCACAGGCTGCAGAATGA